A single genomic interval of Musa acuminata AAA Group cultivar baxijiao chromosome BXJ3-4, Cavendish_Baxijiao_AAA, whole genome shotgun sequence harbors:
- the LOC103973447 gene encoding glutaredoxin-C1-like has product MEKVMKLASQRAVVIFSVSSCWMCYRVKSLFHELGVNAAIHELDEEPRGVEMEKALVRLLGHRPVVPAIFIGGRLVGSIDRIMSLHLSGKLMPLLRDAGGGKLMPLLRDVGGMWL; this is encoded by the coding sequence ATGGAGAAGGTGATGAAGTTAGCCTCGCAACGGGCGGTGGTCATCTTCAGCGTCAGCTCATGCTGGATGTGCTACCGCGTGAAGAGCCTGTTCCATGAGCTCGGGGTCAATGCCGCCATCCACGAGCTGGACGAGGAGCCGAGGGGGGTGGAGATGGAGAAGGCACTCGTCAGGCTATTGGGCCACAGGCCGGTGGTGCCGGCCATATTCATCGGCGGTAGGCTGGTGGGTTCCATAGATAGGATCATGTCACTCCACCTCAGTGGTAAGCTGATGCCGCTTCTTCGGGATGCAGGTGGTGGTAAGCTGATGCCGCTTCTTCGGGATGTAGGTGGTATGTGGCTCTAA